Sequence from the Bubalus kerabau isolate K-KA32 ecotype Philippines breed swamp buffalo chromosome 17, PCC_UOA_SB_1v2, whole genome shotgun sequence genome:
TTCATCTGTGTTCATTTGTGTTACCCCACACACAAAAACCTCTCGGATCTACAGAGGAGAACGATATTGTCCCAATTTCCATTTCAGAAAACCAACCCCAGACTTTTGTCCTTTTAGAAATCCGAATCCAAAAATGGGCAGCATGGACTCCTACGAGCAGGTCCAAAAGGGACCCCTGAAGCTCAAAGGAGTCACAGAGCTTGGTGTGTCCAAGCGAAAGAAGAAAAGGGACATAGACAAGGCAAAACTCCTGGAAACGATGGGCAAAATCCAGAAGAAccaggaggaggagctgaggcGCCACCTCAATAAGCGGACCCCAGCCCAGGTGGCCTTTGAGAAGGTGCAGGAGAAGCGACAAATGGAGAGGATCCTGAAGAAAGCATCCAAAACCCACAAGCAGAGAGTGGAGGACTTCAACAGACACCTGGACACGCTCACGGAGCACTATGACATCCCTAAAGTCAGCTGGACCAGGTAGCCGCCCCACCCAGGAGATGGAGTATTGTCCAggggaagcaggaagcagagttGCAGTCATCTCTGGAGCCTTTGGAAACATTCTTTTACACACATCCTTTTGAG
This genomic interval carries:
- the LOC129632286 gene encoding protein FAM32A-like, coding for MGSMDSYEQVQKGPLKLKGVTELGVSKRKKKRDIDKAKLLETMGKIQKNQEEELRRHLNKRTPAQVAFEKVQEKRQMERILKKASKTHKQRVEDFNRHLDTLTEHYDIPKVSWTR